One genomic segment of Streptomyces niveus includes these proteins:
- the treY gene encoding malto-oligosyltrehalose synthase, protein MTPSATYRLQLQPDFPFAAAAKAVPYVAALGVSHLHLSPVLEAVPGSTHGYDVVDHTRVRAELGGEEGLRQLAHRAREYGLGIVLDIVPNHMATAPRHNRALWEVLREGPASPYARWFDIDWEAGGGKLLLPVLPGPVGGELAALRVEDGMLHHGEQRFPLAAGTEELPLPALLDAQHYRPAWWRLGRTELNYRRFFTISELIGVRVEDPEVFTATHAKILELVRDGVVDGLRVDHPDGLADPEEYLRRLNEATGGACWTVVEKILTGDEPLPASWPVAGTTGYDALHHIDGLFTDPAGAVELAHRFRDFAGPAGDRGGYWEATVRRAMYKVVIDELAAETNALARIAERICVADVALRDHAPWALRTAIRELLVRVPVYRPYTVAGGPCRESDETAVSEEAARQAKGAFAVPEEATAVDVVRELALGRLGGGPDRTAFCARFAQTSSALRAKAVEDTAFYRHVPLLSANEVGGDPGRPAVSPERFHDYCARLARDWPATGTVLTTHDTKRSADVRARIAVLSECPDRWDALLRQLAGVAAPDAQLAWQAWQTTVGFTPAEAPPDGSRMEPALLKSVREAGLHTSWTEQDPVYEQAVRDFVAAGPAGRPREAVVRLARELAPHVRANTLGAALLHLTMPGVPDIYQRTEREYLALVDPDNRERFRTGPPDEKTVLTVAALGLRRERPHAFAESATYTPLTATGPAADHCTAFSRSGEVISAVTRLSLRLASSGGWSGTVLELPAGRWTDALSPDREFPGGPISLTELFSTSPVALLSRRE, encoded by the coding sequence ATGACCCCCTCTGCCACCTACCGACTCCAGCTCCAGCCGGACTTCCCGTTCGCCGCCGCCGCCAAGGCCGTGCCGTACGTGGCCGCGCTCGGGGTATCGCATCTGCATCTGTCACCGGTGCTGGAGGCCGTGCCGGGCTCGACCCACGGCTACGACGTCGTCGACCACACGCGCGTACGCGCCGAACTGGGCGGCGAGGAGGGGCTGCGACAGCTCGCCCACCGGGCGCGCGAGTACGGGCTCGGGATCGTCCTCGACATCGTCCCCAACCACATGGCGACCGCGCCCCGGCACAACAGGGCCCTGTGGGAGGTGCTGCGGGAGGGTCCGGCGTCGCCGTACGCGCGATGGTTCGACATCGACTGGGAGGCGGGCGGCGGGAAGCTGCTGCTGCCCGTGCTGCCGGGTCCGGTGGGCGGTGAGCTGGCAGCGCTCCGCGTCGAGGACGGCATGCTGCACCACGGCGAACAGCGATTCCCGCTCGCCGCAGGCACGGAGGAGCTGCCACTGCCCGCGCTCCTGGACGCCCAGCACTACCGGCCCGCCTGGTGGCGGCTGGGCCGTACCGAACTCAACTACCGCCGCTTCTTCACCATTTCGGAGCTGATCGGGGTGCGGGTGGAGGACCCCGAGGTCTTCACCGCGACCCATGCCAAGATCCTCGAACTCGTGCGGGACGGCGTCGTCGACGGTCTGCGCGTCGACCACCCGGACGGTCTGGCCGACCCCGAGGAGTATCTGCGACGGCTCAACGAGGCGACGGGCGGCGCCTGCTGGACCGTCGTGGAGAAGATCCTCACCGGGGACGAACCGCTGCCCGCGAGCTGGCCGGTGGCCGGGACGACGGGGTACGACGCGCTGCACCACATCGACGGACTGTTCACCGACCCGGCCGGCGCCGTCGAACTGGCGCACCGCTTCCGGGACTTCGCGGGACCGGCGGGCGACCGGGGCGGGTACTGGGAAGCGACCGTACGGCGCGCGATGTACAAGGTCGTCATCGACGAACTGGCCGCCGAGACCAACGCGCTGGCCCGCATCGCGGAACGGATCTGCGTGGCGGACGTCGCGCTGCGCGACCACGCGCCGTGGGCGCTGCGGACGGCGATCCGGGAGCTGCTGGTCCGGGTGCCCGTCTACCGGCCGTACACGGTCGCGGGCGGGCCGTGCCGGGAGTCCGACGAGACGGCGGTCTCGGAGGAGGCCGCACGGCAGGCGAAGGGGGCGTTCGCCGTGCCCGAGGAGGCGACGGCCGTCGACGTCGTACGGGAGCTGGCGCTCGGCAGGCTCGGCGGCGGCCCCGACCGGACGGCGTTCTGCGCGCGCTTCGCCCAGACGTCATCCGCGCTGCGCGCCAAGGCCGTGGAGGACACGGCGTTCTACCGCCACGTACCGCTGCTGTCCGCGAACGAGGTCGGCGGCGATCCGGGGCGGCCCGCGGTGAGCCCCGAGCGCTTCCACGACTACTGCGCGCGGCTGGCCCGCGACTGGCCGGCCACCGGCACCGTACTGACCACGCACGACACCAAGCGCAGCGCGGACGTACGGGCCAGGATCGCCGTCCTGTCCGAGTGCCCCGACCGGTGGGACGCGCTGCTGCGCCAGTTGGCGGGGGTGGCCGCGCCGGACGCCCAACTGGCCTGGCAGGCCTGGCAGACGACCGTCGGCTTCACCCCGGCGGAGGCGCCGCCGGACGGGTCCCGGATGGAACCGGCGCTGCTCAAGTCCGTACGGGAGGCGGGGCTGCACACCAGCTGGACGGAGCAGGACCCGGTGTACGAGCAGGCGGTCCGGGACTTCGTCGCGGCGGGCCCGGCGGGCCGGCCGCGCGAGGCGGTGGTCCGCCTGGCCCGCGAACTCGCCCCGCACGTCCGGGCGAACACGCTCGGGGCGGCGCTGCTGCATCTGACGATGCCGGGTGTGCCGGACATCTACCAGCGGACGGAGCGCGAGTATCTGGCCCTGGTCGACCCGGACAACCGCGAACGTTTCCGTACGGGCCCGCCGGACGAGAAGACGGTGCTCACGGTGGCGGCGCTGGGCCTGCGCCGCGAACGCCCGCACGCCTTCGCGGAGTCGGCGACGTACACCCCGCTGACGGCGACGGGCCCGGCGGCGGACCACTGCACCGCGTTCTCCCGCTCGGGCGAGGTGATCTCGGCGGTCACGCGCCTGTCCCTGCGCCTGGCTTCGTCGGGCGGCTGGTCGGGGACGGTGCTGGAACTCCCGGCGGGCCGCTGGACGGACGCGCTGTCCCCGGACCGCGAGTTCCCGGGCGGCCCGATCTCCCTGACGGAACTCTTCTCAACAAGCCCGGTGGCGCTGCTGTCGCGCCGCGAGTAG
- a CDS encoding DUF1707 and FHA domain-containing protein: protein MTSSFEFHTYPARLSDAERDRVLAVLREGAAQGKLSHDTFIRRMDLALAARRSEELAVLTADLDTDGRWARRLFGAVGRASAFSARLRRAWQIERLPKLLLPDPGPAPLRIGRDPMNGLRLSDDTVSRLHAELMMQGGRWVLRDLGSTNGTTVNGRRVTGAVVVRDGDMVSFGQLSFRLAAH, encoded by the coding sequence GTGACGTCCTCGTTCGAGTTCCACACGTATCCCGCGCGGCTGTCCGACGCCGAGCGCGACCGTGTGCTCGCGGTCCTGAGAGAAGGGGCGGCACAGGGCAAACTGTCGCACGACACCTTCATACGCCGGATGGATCTGGCGCTGGCCGCGCGCAGGTCCGAAGAGCTGGCGGTGCTCACCGCCGACCTGGACACCGACGGCCGCTGGGCGCGGCGGCTGTTCGGCGCGGTGGGGCGGGCGTCGGCGTTCTCCGCGCGGCTGCGCAGGGCCTGGCAGATCGAACGCCTGCCGAAACTGCTGCTGCCGGATCCGGGGCCGGCACCGCTGCGGATCGGCCGGGATCCGATGAACGGGCTTCGGCTGAGCGACGACACAGTCTCGCGGCTGCACGCGGAGCTGATGATGCAGGGTGGGCGGTGGGTTCTGCGGGATCTCGGATCGACGAACGGGACGACGGTCAATGGCCGTCGGGTGACGGGGGCCGTGGTGGTGCGGGACGGGGACATGGTGAGCTTCGGCCAACTGAGCTTCCGCCTGGCGGCGCACTGA
- a CDS encoding GNAT family N-acetyltransferase, translating to MAVPPAPSVPPAPSTPADPTAPVFRQLTDSEAPLFRSLPDAGLVGRAIAGVEYRTVAEGGDYRPEWSWVALRDGVVVARAAWWGGPDDHEPLLLNWFDVADGEDEAGAELLRRAPWTVEYELIAPVGWRDDPALRKAVESRTDAARAAGMKPLVERFQYRWTPDLGLPERPGRLEFRPEPDDDVIFDVLRRVHSATLDAHASRTSDKEGLDRAAQEELDFFRWCPSPREWWQLAYDPAGELVGIHVPAHNPSGPCVGFIGVVPEQRGHGYAYDLLVECTNVLAENGAEFIAAGTDQGNFPMAAHFTRAGYPVVQERINLV from the coding sequence ATGGCCGTACCGCCCGCACCGTCCGTACCTCCCGCCCCGTCCACCCCGGCAGACCCCACCGCCCCGGTCTTCCGTCAGCTCACCGACTCCGAGGCCCCCCTCTTCCGTTCGCTGCCCGACGCGGGCCTCGTCGGCCGCGCGATCGCCGGGGTCGAGTACCGCACCGTCGCCGAGGGCGGCGACTACCGCCCCGAGTGGAGCTGGGTGGCGCTGCGCGACGGCGTCGTCGTGGCCCGCGCCGCCTGGTGGGGCGGGCCCGACGACCACGAACCGCTGCTCCTGAACTGGTTCGACGTCGCGGACGGCGAGGACGAGGCGGGCGCCGAACTGCTGCGCCGCGCACCGTGGACCGTCGAGTACGAACTGATCGCGCCCGTCGGCTGGCGCGACGACCCCGCGCTCCGTAAAGCCGTAGAGTCCCGGACGGACGCCGCGCGGGCGGCCGGCATGAAGCCGCTGGTGGAGCGCTTCCAGTACCGGTGGACGCCCGATCTGGGCCTGCCGGAGCGGCCGGGCCGGCTGGAGTTCCGCCCGGAGCCCGACGACGACGTGATCTTCGACGTGCTGCGCCGCGTCCACTCGGCAACGCTCGACGCGCACGCGTCGCGCACGAGCGACAAGGAAGGTCTTGACCGGGCCGCCCAGGAGGAGCTGGACTTCTTCCGCTGGTGCCCGTCGCCGCGCGAGTGGTGGCAGTTGGCGTACGACCCGGCCGGCGAGCTCGTCGGCATCCACGTACCCGCGCACAACCCGTCGGGGCCGTGCGTCGGGTTCATCGGGGTCGTACCGGAGCAGCGCGGCCACGGGTACGCGTACGACCTGCTGGTCGAGTGCACGAACGTGCTGGCGGAGAACGGGGCGGAGTTCATCGCGGCCGGCACGGACCAGGGGAACTTCCCGATGGCCGCGCATTTCACGCGGGCCGGCTACCCGGTGGTCCAGGAACGGATCAATCTGGTCTGA
- the treZ gene encoding malto-oligosyltrehalose trehalohydrolase yields the protein MQFEVWAPKAQDRVTLRLGDAADHTMTRDPLREGWWTADVPASDGTRYGFALDDGPVLPDPRSRRQPDGPDGHSAVVDQTAYEWADPWRGRPLPGAVLYELHIGTFTDEGTLDAAAANLAPLAALGITHVELMPVCPFPGTHGWGYEGVSLWAVHEPYGGPEALKRFVDTAHGLGLGVVLDVVHNHLGPSGNYLPVFGPYFTDTHHTPWGSAVNLDAPGSDEVRAYLLESALAWLRDYRLDGLRLDAVHALADTRALTFLEELSTAVDALSAELARPLFLIAESDLGDPRTTTPRPQGGLGLHAQWNDDFHHAVHAALTGESQGYYADFAAEPIAAVAKTLTRAFFHDGTYSSFRGRTHGRPVDPARTSSHRFLGYAQTHDQIGNRALGDRLSATLSPGLLACAAALVLTGPFTPMLFMGEEWGARTPWQFFTDHQDPELAEAVRNGRRREFAAHGWEAESIPDPQDPATRDRSCLDRTEPAREPHTRLLTWHRDLIALRHSHPDLSDPDLATVKVAYDEGARWLAYRRGDLRVALNLSARPAEIPLGGRSGQVLVTWDPVEPPGPDGVLRLPPESCAVLSGG from the coding sequence GTGCAGTTCGAGGTCTGGGCACCGAAAGCGCAGGACCGGGTGACGCTCCGTCTGGGGGACGCCGCCGACCACACCATGACCCGCGATCCGCTCCGCGAGGGCTGGTGGACCGCCGACGTACCCGCGTCCGACGGCACGCGCTACGGCTTCGCGCTGGACGACGGTCCCGTTCTGCCCGATCCCCGTTCCCGCCGCCAGCCGGACGGACCGGACGGGCACAGCGCGGTCGTCGACCAGACCGCGTACGAGTGGGCCGATCCCTGGCGCGGCCGTCCGCTGCCGGGCGCGGTCCTGTACGAGCTGCACATCGGCACGTTCACCGACGAGGGCACCCTGGACGCCGCGGCGGCCAATCTCGCGCCGCTGGCCGCGCTCGGCATCACGCACGTCGAGCTGATGCCGGTGTGCCCCTTCCCGGGGACTCACGGCTGGGGGTACGAGGGTGTGTCGCTGTGGGCGGTCCACGAGCCCTACGGCGGGCCCGAGGCGCTGAAGCGCTTCGTCGACACGGCGCACGGACTGGGCCTCGGTGTCGTACTCGACGTCGTGCACAACCACCTGGGACCGTCCGGCAATTACCTGCCCGTGTTCGGCCCGTACTTCACCGACACGCACCACACGCCCTGGGGTTCCGCCGTCAACCTCGACGCCCCCGGCTCGGACGAGGTCCGCGCGTATCTGCTGGAGAGCGCGCTCGCCTGGCTGCGCGACTACCGCCTCGACGGGCTGCGGCTCGACGCGGTGCACGCGCTCGCCGACACGCGGGCACTGACCTTCCTGGAAGAGCTGTCCACCGCCGTCGACGCGCTCTCGGCCGAGCTGGCCAGGCCGCTGTTCCTGATCGCCGAGTCCGATCTGGGCGATCCCCGGACGACCACGCCGCGCCCTCAGGGCGGACTCGGACTGCACGCCCAGTGGAACGACGACTTCCACCACGCCGTGCACGCCGCGCTCACCGGCGAATCGCAGGGCTACTACGCCGACTTCGCCGCCGAGCCGATCGCGGCGGTGGCCAAGACCCTGACCCGTGCCTTCTTCCACGACGGTACGTATTCGAGCTTCCGGGGCCGGACGCACGGCCGCCCCGTCGACCCCGCCAGAACCTCCTCCCACCGCTTCCTCGGCTACGCGCAGACCCACGACCAGATCGGCAACCGCGCGCTCGGCGACCGGCTGTCGGCGACGCTCTCCCCCGGTCTGCTGGCGTGCGCCGCCGCGCTCGTACTGACCGGACCGTTCACACCGATGCTCTTCATGGGCGAGGAGTGGGGCGCCCGTACGCCGTGGCAGTTCTTCACCGACCACCAGGACCCGGAGCTGGCGGAGGCCGTACGCAACGGCAGGCGGCGGGAGTTCGCGGCGCACGGCTGGGAGGCCGAGTCCATCCCCGACCCGCAGGACCCCGCGACGCGCGACCGCTCGTGCCTGGACCGGACGGAGCCGGCCCGCGAGCCGCACACGCGGCTGCTGACCTGGCACCGCGACCTGATCGCCCTGCGCCACAGCCACCCCGATCTGTCGGACCCGGACCTGGCGACGGTGAAGGTGGCGTACGACGAGGGCGCGCGCTGGCTCGCGTACCGGCGCGGCGATCTGCGCGTCGCCCTGAACCTGTCCGCGCGGCCGGCCGAGATCCCGCTGGGCGGCCGGAGCGGCCAGGTGCTGGTGACCTGGGACCCGGTGGAGCCGCCCGGCCCGGACGGGGTGCTGCGGCTGCCGCCCGAGTCCTGCGCGGTGCTGTCGGGCGGCTGA
- a CDS encoding aldo/keto reductase, with protein MKQRTLGRTGLRVSELCLGTMTFVKDDEAGAHRILDTFTEAGGTFLDTADAYGQGVSEEVIGGWLKGRDRDGLVIATKVALPMGEGPNDSGLSRKHIIASVEASLRRLGTDYIDLYQTHVWDFRTPIEETLGTLDTLVKAGKVRYLGASNVSPGQLQRALDVADRRGWAPYVCLQPIYNLLAREVEWELLPQSEAAGVGVIPYSPLQGGWLTGKYRRGMTSVPPGSRESHGDGESWRGRDNDETWRVVETVQAIAAETERTPSQVALRWLLDRPGVTAPIIGARTHDQLTDNLGAVGWELTEAQTTRLDEASARPLPYPYNVLSRFV; from the coding sequence ATGAAGCAGCGAACTCTCGGTAGGACAGGACTCCGTGTCAGCGAACTCTGTCTCGGCACGATGACCTTCGTGAAGGACGACGAGGCGGGCGCGCACCGCATCCTCGACACCTTCACGGAGGCCGGCGGCACCTTCCTGGACACGGCGGACGCGTACGGCCAGGGCGTCTCCGAGGAAGTCATCGGCGGCTGGCTGAAGGGGCGCGACCGCGACGGGCTCGTCATCGCGACGAAGGTGGCCCTCCCGATGGGCGAGGGCCCCAACGACTCGGGCCTGAGCCGCAAACACATCATCGCGTCGGTGGAGGCGAGCCTGCGGCGGCTCGGCACCGACTACATCGACCTCTACCAGACGCATGTCTGGGACTTCAGAACCCCGATCGAGGAGACCCTCGGCACGCTCGACACCCTCGTGAAGGCGGGCAAGGTCCGCTATCTGGGCGCGAGCAACGTCTCGCCCGGCCAGCTCCAGCGGGCGCTGGACGTGGCCGACCGGCGGGGCTGGGCGCCGTACGTCTGTCTCCAGCCGATCTACAACCTCCTGGCGCGCGAGGTGGAGTGGGAGCTGCTGCCGCAGAGCGAGGCGGCGGGCGTCGGCGTCATCCCGTACAGCCCCCTCCAGGGCGGCTGGCTGACCGGCAAGTACCGGCGTGGCATGACGTCCGTCCCGCCCGGCAGCCGCGAGTCGCACGGTGACGGCGAGAGCTGGCGCGGCCGCGACAACGACGAGACCTGGCGGGTCGTCGAGACCGTCCAGGCGATCGCGGCCGAGACGGAGCGCACCCCGTCGCAGGTGGCGCTGCGCTGGCTGCTGGACCGGCCGGGAGTCACGGCCCCGATCATCGGCGCGCGCACGCACGACCAGCTGACGGACAATCTGGGCGCGGTGGGCTGGGAGCTGACGGAGGCCCAGACGACGCGTCTGGACGAGGCGAGCGCGCGGCCGCTGCCGTATCCGTACAACGTGCTGTCGCGCTTCGTCTGA
- the rph gene encoding rifamycin-inactivating phosphotransferase has protein sequence MTEQTEQYVLDLQEVDRSQVSVIGGKGAHLGGLSGIEGIRVPGGFCVTTDAFRRIMAQAPSIDDRLDELSRLDPDDREAISTLSARIRRTIEAVAVPDDLAAAITRSLARLGEGTACAVRSSATAEDLPTASFAGQQDTYLNVMGPEAVLRHISRCWASLFTERAVTYRRRNGIDHRTVHMAVVVQRMVFPQAAGILFTADPVTGNRKVATVDAGFGLGEALVSGLVNPDVFKVRDGEVVGKTIAAKERAVHALPGGGTREVAIDARRQEQPALTDAQAVRLVGLGRRIEAHFGCPQDIEWCLVDDDFRIVQSRPVTTLFPIPEAGDEENHVYLSVGHQQMMTDPMKPLGLSLWQLTAMAPMREAGGRLFVDATARLASPASRAALLDVVGRGDPLIRDALETVLDRDGFVPSLPDAGPGRPPTAAPGPPGAPAPIETDPAVVTELIERSRASLAALRSDIRTTSGPALFDFLLETFEEHRRVLGDPLSIQVIMAGMEATWWLNDKLGEWLGEKNAADTLTLSAPGNVTSEMGLALLDVADVIRPRPELVAFLRGVGDEGFLDELAKLPGGTEARDAIESYLDRYGMRCVGEIDITRPRWGERPGTLVPAILDNVRNFGPGAAGRRFEEGRQKAREKEQDVLSRLRALPDGGRKADETKRMIDRVRTFIGYREYPKYGIISRYFVYKQALMEEAERLVRAGVLAEREDVFYLTFQEFHDVALSQRVDERLIHERKDAFRSYQALTPPRVLTSEGEAVNGAYRRDDAPAGALIGLPVSAGTVEGRARVILDMAQADLEPGDILITAYTDPSWSPLFVGIAGLVTEVGGLMTHGAVIAREYGLPAVVGVQRATRLIPDGSRIRLHGTDGYVEILP, from the coding sequence ATGACCGAGCAGACCGAGCAGTACGTATTGGATCTTCAAGAGGTCGACCGTTCGCAGGTCTCGGTCATCGGCGGCAAGGGCGCGCACCTGGGCGGACTGTCAGGCATCGAAGGCATCCGGGTGCCGGGCGGCTTCTGTGTGACGACGGACGCGTTCCGGCGGATCATGGCGCAAGCGCCGTCGATCGACGACCGGCTCGATGAGCTCTCGCGCCTGGACCCGGACGACCGGGAGGCGATCAGCACGCTCAGCGCGCGGATCCGCCGGACCATCGAGGCCGTCGCCGTCCCGGACGATCTCGCGGCGGCGATCACCCGCTCGCTCGCCCGGCTCGGTGAGGGGACGGCCTGCGCCGTCCGGTCCAGCGCGACGGCGGAGGACCTGCCGACGGCGTCCTTCGCCGGTCAGCAGGACACGTACCTGAACGTCATGGGGCCGGAGGCGGTCCTCCGGCACATCAGCCGGTGCTGGGCCTCGCTGTTCACCGAGCGGGCCGTGACCTACCGTCGCCGGAACGGCATCGACCACCGTACGGTCCACATGGCCGTGGTCGTGCAGCGGATGGTCTTCCCGCAGGCGGCCGGCATCCTGTTCACGGCCGACCCCGTCACGGGCAACCGGAAGGTCGCCACCGTGGACGCCGGCTTCGGCCTCGGCGAGGCGCTGGTCTCCGGCCTGGTGAACCCGGACGTCTTCAAGGTGCGGGACGGCGAGGTCGTCGGCAAGACGATCGCCGCCAAGGAGCGCGCCGTTCACGCCCTGCCCGGCGGCGGTACGCGGGAAGTCGCGATCGACGCACGGCGGCAGGAGCAGCCGGCGCTGACGGACGCTCAGGCCGTGCGGCTCGTGGGGCTCGGGCGGCGGATCGAGGCGCACTTCGGCTGCCCGCAGGACATCGAATGGTGCCTGGTTGATGACGACTTCCGGATCGTGCAGAGTCGGCCCGTCACGACGCTGTTCCCCATTCCCGAGGCCGGTGACGAGGAGAATCACGTCTACCTCTCCGTCGGCCATCAGCAGATGATGACCGACCCCATGAAGCCCCTGGGGCTCTCGCTCTGGCAGCTGACGGCCATGGCGCCGATGCGCGAGGCCGGCGGGAGGCTGTTCGTCGACGCCACCGCGCGCCTGGCGTCGCCCGCGAGCCGTGCCGCTCTGCTGGATGTCGTGGGGAGAGGCGATCCGCTGATCAGGGACGCGCTGGAGACCGTCCTCGACCGTGACGGTTTCGTCCCGTCGCTCCCGGACGCGGGTCCGGGCAGGCCGCCGACCGCTGCCCCGGGTCCGCCCGGTGCGCCCGCTCCGATCGAGACCGATCCGGCCGTCGTCACCGAGCTGATCGAGCGTAGCCGGGCGTCCCTCGCCGCGCTGCGGAGCGACATCCGGACGACGAGCGGACCGGCGCTGTTCGACTTCCTGCTGGAGACCTTCGAGGAGCACAGAAGGGTCCTCGGTGATCCGCTGAGCATTCAGGTGATCATGGCGGGGATGGAGGCCACCTGGTGGCTCAACGACAAGCTGGGGGAGTGGCTGGGCGAGAAGAACGCGGCCGACACGCTCACGCTCTCCGCCCCCGGCAACGTCACGTCGGAGATGGGTCTGGCGCTGCTCGACGTCGCGGACGTGATCCGTCCCCGGCCGGAGTTGGTGGCGTTCCTGCGGGGCGTCGGGGACGAGGGTTTCCTGGACGAACTGGCGAAGCTTCCGGGCGGGACCGAGGCGCGCGACGCCATCGAGTCCTACCTCGACCGGTACGGCATGCGCTGCGTCGGCGAGATCGACATCACGAGGCCGCGCTGGGGCGAGCGCCCCGGCACGCTCGTACCCGCGATCCTCGACAACGTCAGGAACTTCGGGCCGGGCGCGGCCGGGCGGCGCTTCGAGGAGGGGCGGCAGAAGGCGCGGGAGAAGGAACAGGACGTGCTGTCGCGCTTGCGGGCCCTGCCGGACGGGGGCCGGAAGGCCGACGAGACCAAGCGAATGATCGACCGGGTCCGCACCTTCATCGGATACCGGGAGTACCCCAAGTACGGCATCATCAGCCGCTACTTCGTCTACAAGCAGGCTCTGATGGAGGAGGCCGAGCGTCTCGTGCGGGCGGGCGTGCTCGCCGAGAGGGAGGACGTCTTCTACCTGACGTTCCAGGAGTTCCACGACGTCGCGCTCTCCCAGCGGGTGGATGAGCGGCTCATCCATGAGCGGAAGGACGCGTTCCGGTCGTATCAGGCGCTCACACCGCCCCGGGTGCTCACATCGGAGGGCGAGGCCGTCAACGGCGCGTACCGGCGCGATGACGCGCCGGCCGGTGCCCTGATCGGTCTCCCGGTCTCCGCCGGGACGGTCGAGGGGAGGGCGCGCGTCATCCTCGACATGGCTCAGGCCGATCTTGAGCCGGGCGACATCCTGATCACGGCGTACACGGACCCCAGTTGGTCCCCGCTGTTCGTCGGGATCGCGGGCCTGGTGACGGAGGTGGGCGGCCTGATGACCCACGGCGCGGTGATCGCCCGTGAGTACGGCCTGCCGGCCGTCGTGGGCGTGCAGCGGGCCACTCGGCTGATCCCGGACGGCAGTCGGATCCGTCTACACGGAACCGACGGGTACGTGGAGATCCTGCCCTGA
- a CDS encoding nucleoside/nucleotide kinase family protein — MPRMDARQFDMLSSRARQLATPGQRRILGIAGAPGAGKSTLAEDLVAALGGSAVLVPMDGFHLAQTELRRLGRADRKGAPDTFDAVGYAALLARLRAPASGVVVYAPAFDRALEEAVAGSIPVGPDVPLVITEGNYLLHDGGGWAPVRTLVDEAWFLELDPVVRVRRLVDRHVRFGKERPRAERWVRDSDEANARLVAQGRHRADLVVPVTVGPGRPAP, encoded by the coding sequence ATGCCCCGCATGGACGCGCGGCAGTTCGACATGCTCAGCAGCCGTGCCCGGCAGCTCGCCACCCCCGGGCAACGGCGGATCCTCGGCATCGCGGGCGCGCCCGGCGCGGGGAAGTCCACGCTCGCCGAAGACCTCGTCGCGGCGCTCGGCGGCAGCGCCGTACTCGTTCCCATGGACGGCTTCCACCTCGCCCAGACCGAGCTGCGCAGGCTCGGCCGCGCCGACCGCAAGGGCGCGCCCGACACCTTCGACGCCGTCGGGTACGCCGCGCTGCTCGCCCGGCTGCGCGCACCCGCGTCGGGGGTCGTCGTCTACGCGCCCGCGTTCGACCGGGCGCTGGAGGAGGCCGTCGCGGGCAGCATCCCCGTCGGCCCGGACGTCCCGCTGGTCATCACCGAGGGCAACTACCTCCTGCACGACGGCGGTGGCTGGGCACCGGTCCGTACGCTCGTCGACGAGGCGTGGTTCCTGGAACTCGACCCGGTCGTGCGCGTACGGCGCCTGGTCGACCGGCATGTGCGCTTCGGCAAGGAGCGGCCCCGCGCGGAGCGCTGGGTCAGGGACTCCGACGAGGCCAACGCGCGACTGGTGGCACAGGGCCGGCACCGCGCGGACCTGGTGGTTCCGGTCACCGTCGGGCCCGGCCGGCCCGCACCGTAA
- a CDS encoding VOC family protein has translation MPHIALVTLVVRDYDEAIAFYTGPLGFELVEDTDRGDGSRWVVVRPRGGEAALLLARAADGTQRASVGAQTGGRVGFFLHTDDFARDHARMTAAGVRFLEEPRHEPYGSVAVFEDLYGNRWDLLQPITP, from the coding sequence ATGCCACACATCGCCCTCGTCACCCTCGTCGTCCGCGACTACGACGAGGCCATCGCCTTCTACACCGGCCCCCTCGGCTTCGAGCTGGTCGAGGACACCGACCGGGGCGACGGCTCCCGCTGGGTCGTCGTACGCCCGCGCGGCGGCGAGGCCGCGCTCCTGCTGGCGCGCGCCGCCGACGGCACCCAGCGCGCGAGCGTCGGCGCGCAGACCGGCGGCCGGGTCGGCTTCTTCCTCCACACGGACGACTTCGCGCGCGACCACGCCCGGATGACCGCCGCCGGCGTCCGCTTCCTGGAGGAGCCCCGGCACGAGCCGTACGGCTCCGTCGCGGTCTTCGAGGACCTGTACGGCAACCGCTGGGACCTCCTCCAGCCGATCACCCCGTAG